Proteins encoded in a region of the Haloarcula litorea genome:
- a CDS encoding aldehyde dehydrogenase family protein, whose protein sequence is MTDTYHNYVNGEWVAAETGDTFEVRNPADRSDVVGQFQQSGTADAEAAVEAADAASEDWAGTPGPERGRILRAAGQRLAERKDELTETLVREEGKARPEAAGEVQRAVDIFAYYAAKASDVGGTVKASSSEDTRLYTVNEPVGVAGLITPWNYPIAIPAWKIAPALATGNTIVFKPASQAPDVSRKLVECLDEAGLPDGVLNYVTGPGSEVGKTFSTHEAVDAVSFTGSSAVGDTVGQQANETGKRVQLEMGGKNPAVVMPSADVDEAVDIAASGAFGVTGQACTATSRAIVHEDVYDEFVEGVVAAAEEIEVGPGLDGAEMGPQVSESELDSTLEYVDVGVDEGATLETGGGEVDAGDGFFVEPAVFSGVEPDMRIAQEEIFGPVLAVIPVGSYEEAVEVANGVRYGLSASIVTQDLSEGNRFVEDIEAGVVKVNEKTTGLELHVPFGGMKDSSSETYREQGDAGLDFYTISKTVYMNY, encoded by the coding sequence ATGACGGACACCTACCACAACTACGTGAACGGCGAGTGGGTCGCCGCCGAGACCGGCGACACCTTCGAGGTCCGGAACCCCGCCGACCGATCCGACGTCGTCGGCCAGTTCCAGCAGTCCGGGACCGCCGACGCCGAGGCCGCGGTCGAGGCCGCCGACGCTGCGAGCGAGGACTGGGCCGGCACACCCGGTCCCGAGCGCGGGCGGATCCTGCGGGCGGCGGGCCAGCGCCTCGCGGAGCGGAAGGACGAACTCACGGAGACGCTCGTCCGCGAGGAGGGGAAGGCCCGCCCCGAGGCCGCCGGCGAGGTACAGCGCGCCGTCGACATCTTCGCCTACTACGCGGCGAAAGCCAGCGACGTCGGCGGAACGGTGAAGGCCTCCAGCAGCGAGGACACGCGGCTGTACACGGTGAACGAACCGGTGGGCGTCGCGGGCCTGATCACCCCCTGGAACTACCCCATCGCCATCCCGGCCTGGAAGATCGCGCCGGCGCTGGCGACCGGGAACACGATCGTGTTCAAGCCCGCCTCACAGGCCCCCGACGTCTCGCGGAAGCTCGTGGAGTGTCTCGACGAGGCCGGCCTGCCGGACGGCGTCCTCAACTACGTCACCGGCCCCGGGAGCGAGGTCGGCAAGACCTTCTCGACCCACGAGGCCGTCGACGCGGTCTCGTTCACCGGCAGTTCGGCCGTCGGCGACACCGTCGGCCAGCAGGCCAACGAGACGGGCAAGCGCGTCCAGCTGGAGATGGGCGGCAAGAACCCCGCCGTCGTGATGCCCAGCGCCGACGTCGACGAGGCCGTGGACATCGCCGCGAGCGGTGCCTTCGGCGTCACCGGCCAGGCCTGTACGGCCACGTCGCGGGCCATCGTCCACGAGGACGTCTACGACGAGTTCGTCGAGGGCGTCGTCGCGGCGGCCGAGGAGATCGAGGTCGGCCCGGGCCTAGACGGTGCCGAGATGGGGCCACAGGTCAGCGAGAGCGAGCTCGACAGCACGCTGGAGTACGTCGACGTCGGCGTCGACGAGGGGGCGACCCTGGAGACCGGCGGCGGCGAGGTCGACGCCGGCGACGGGTTCTTCGTCGAGCCGGCGGTGTTCTCCGGCGTCGAACCAGACATGCGCATCGCCCAGGAGGAGATCTTCGGGCCGGTGCTCGCGGTCATCCCGGTCGGGAGCTACGAGGAGGCCGTCGAGGTCGCCAACGGCGTCCGGTACGGCCTCTCGGCCAGCATCGTCACGCAGGACCTCTCCGAGGGCAACCGGTTCGTCGAGGACATCGAGGCCGGCGTCGTCAAGGTCAACGAGAAGACGACCGGGCTGGAGCTGCACGTCCCCTTCGGCGGGATGAAAGACTCCTCCAGCGAGACCTACCGCGAGCAGGGCGACGCGGGGCTGGACTTCTACACCATCTCGAAGACCGTGTACATGAACTACTGA
- a CDS encoding fumarylacetoacetate hydrolase family protein, with amino-acid sequence MRYYRTVGADGPRLLARDGADAYDLTTARPNVTAFEDLAYVADVSDSTVDEVAGDLLDTAESVSVPTPSAVGVPTLVDEVWAAGVTYEISEQAREAESGMPEMYLDVYGADRPEVFFKATWDRVVGPGEAVGVRGDSEWNVPEPELGVVLYEGEIVGYTVGNDVSSRSIEGQNPLYLPQAKVYDRCCSLGPCVATPESVGDPHDLAMTMTVERDGETVYEGETSTGEMVRTCEELVSYLRRHNTVPESAVLLTGTSLVPEEGFSLAAGDEVHIDIENVGSLANGVATV; translated from the coding sequence ATGCGATACTATCGCACGGTCGGAGCCGACGGTCCCCGCCTCCTCGCCCGTGACGGGGCCGACGCCTACGACCTCACGACTGCGCGGCCCAACGTGACCGCATTCGAGGACCTCGCGTACGTCGCGGACGTGAGCGACAGCACCGTCGACGAAGTGGCCGGCGACCTCCTCGACACGGCCGAGTCGGTGTCCGTACCTACACCGTCGGCCGTCGGGGTCCCGACGCTCGTCGACGAGGTGTGGGCCGCCGGCGTCACCTACGAGATCAGCGAGCAGGCCCGCGAGGCCGAGAGCGGGATGCCGGAGATGTACCTCGACGTCTACGGGGCCGACCGCCCCGAGGTGTTCTTCAAGGCGACCTGGGACCGGGTGGTCGGTCCCGGCGAGGCCGTCGGCGTTCGCGGCGACTCCGAGTGGAACGTCCCGGAGCCGGAGCTGGGGGTCGTCCTCTACGAGGGCGAGATCGTCGGCTACACCGTCGGCAACGACGTGAGCAGCCGCTCCATCGAGGGGCAGAATCCCCTCTACCTCCCACAGGCGAAGGTGTACGACCGCTGCTGTTCGCTGGGACCCTGTGTGGCGACGCCCGAGTCCGTCGGCGATCCTCACGACCTCGCGATGACGATGACCGTCGAGCGCGACGGCGAGACGGTCTACGAGGGCGAGACGTCGACGGGCGAGATGGTCCGGACCTGCGAGGAACTGGTCTCGTACCTCCGCCGGCACAACACCGTCCCGGAGTCGGCGGTCCTCCTGACCGGCACCTCGCTCGTCCCGGAGGAGGGGTTCTCGCTGGCG